One Vibrio penaeicida DNA segment encodes these proteins:
- the prfC gene encoding peptide chain release factor 3 — MSNSPFTQEVSKRRTFAIISHPDAGKTTITEKVLLFGRAIQSAGTVKGRGSNQHAKSDWMEMEKERGISVTTSVMQFPYNESLVNLLDTPGHEDFSEDTYRTLTAVDSCLMVIDAAKGVEDRTRKLMEVTRLRDTPIVTFMNKLDRDIRDPMELLDEVESELNMACAPVSWPIGCGKEFKGVYHIHRDETILYSTGQGHTIQDTNIVKGLNNPELDEAIGEELAEQLREELELVIGASHEFDRELFLSGELTPVFFGTALGNFGVDHMLDGLTEWAPEPLSRQANEREVEAKEEKFSGFVFKIQANMDPKHRDRIAFMRIVSGTYTQGMKMNHVRLGKQVSISDAVTFMAGDRSRAENAYAGDIIGLHNHGTIQIGDTFTQGENLKFSGIPNFAPELFRRIRLKDPLKQKQLLKGLVQLSEEGAVQVFRPLQNNDLIVGAVGVLQFDVVVARLKSEYNVEAIYEGVNVATARWVECDDEKKLDEFQRKNQTNLALDGGDNLSYIAPTMVNLNLAQERFPEINFRATREH, encoded by the coding sequence ATGTCTAATTCTCCATTTACACAAGAAGTGTCTAAACGTAGAACCTTCGCCATTATTTCTCACCCGGATGCGGGTAAGACCACCATTACCGAAAAAGTTCTTTTATTCGGACGCGCGATTCAATCTGCAGGTACGGTAAAAGGGCGTGGCTCTAACCAACACGCTAAATCCGACTGGATGGAAATGGAAAAAGAGCGTGGTATCTCCGTAACCACCTCTGTGATGCAGTTTCCGTACAACGAGTCTTTGGTTAACCTTTTGGATACTCCAGGACACGAAGATTTCTCGGAAGATACATACCGTACTTTGACCGCAGTTGATTCCTGTTTGATGGTGATTGATGCGGCAAAAGGTGTCGAGGATCGTACTCGTAAACTTATGGAAGTAACGCGTCTGCGTGACACGCCTATCGTGACTTTCATGAACAAGCTCGACCGTGATATCCGTGATCCAATGGAATTGCTGGACGAAGTTGAAAGCGAGTTAAATATGGCTTGCGCTCCAGTTTCTTGGCCTATTGGCTGTGGTAAAGAATTCAAAGGTGTTTACCACATTCATCGTGACGAGACGATTCTGTACTCGACTGGTCAAGGTCATACGATTCAAGACACAAACATAGTCAAAGGTTTGAATAACCCTGAACTTGACGAAGCCATTGGTGAAGAACTTGCTGAGCAATTGCGTGAAGAACTTGAATTGGTGATAGGCGCTTCCCATGAATTTGATCGTGAGTTGTTCTTAAGTGGTGAACTTACTCCTGTTTTCTTCGGTACCGCATTGGGTAACTTCGGTGTCGACCACATGTTGGATGGTTTGACCGAGTGGGCACCAGAGCCCCTATCTCGCCAAGCGAACGAGCGAGAAGTTGAAGCTAAAGAAGAAAAGTTCTCAGGCTTTGTTTTTAAAATTCAGGCAAATATGGACCCGAAACACCGCGACCGTATTGCATTCATGCGAATTGTGTCGGGAACGTACACGCAAGGCATGAAGATGAATCACGTTCGTCTTGGTAAGCAAGTCAGCATTTCTGATGCTGTTACCTTTATGGCGGGCGACCGATCTCGTGCAGAAAACGCGTACGCTGGCGACATCATTGGGTTGCACAACCATGGTACGATTCAAATTGGTGATACCTTTACACAAGGTGAAAACCTGAAGTTCTCTGGTATACCAAACTTTGCGCCAGAGTTGTTCCGTCGTATTCGATTGAAAGATCCATTGAAGCAGAAGCAGCTTCTGAAAGGGCTAGTCCAGTTATCAGAAGAAGGCGCTGTACAGGTGTTCCGTCCACTGCAAAATAACGATCTGATCGTAGGTGCTGTTGGTGTTCTTCAGTTTGATGTTGTTGTGGCTCGTTTGAAGTCGGAATACAACGTTGAAGCAATCTATGAAGGCGTTAACGTGGCAACTGCTCGTTGGGTAGAATGTGACGACGAGAAAAAACTGGATGAATTCCAGCGCAAGAACCAAACGAACCTAGCGCTAGATGGTGGTGATAACCTAAGTTACATCGCGCCAACCATGGTTAACTTAAATCTTGCGCAAGAACGTTTCCCTGAAATTAACTTCCGCGCCACTCGCGAGCACTAA